The sequence below is a genomic window from Oncorhynchus kisutch isolate 150728-3 unplaced genomic scaffold, Okis_V2 scaffold4015, whole genome shotgun sequence.
TGCAATAGCAGCTTTGTACACCAATATCTCAAACAGTAAATGTCCTGCTGTATGGACTTACATATGATATCTTCAGCAGTAGTCTGGTCTTTGGATTCAGAATGGCGGGAATTCTTCTTGGAATCCTTCTTGTTTCCCATCATGAATGGCTaaaacaaaaacatgtcaaaACAACTGTCACAGCAGAACAATCTCACGGTAATAACGATCACATCTTACACACCAGCACAACAAGATTTATAAATGGTTTTGGAATTAATGGATGGTTTTACATTTTCTCTAAATAACATTGTTTACTCACATTGACACAATTGTTAACTTAAATAAGTGTGATGTACCTTTAAGTCGAATTTCAGTCTGGCAAGCCTTTGTAGGAAAGACAGCTTCCCTCTGGTAGCCTTCACATCTTCAGCCATGAGAAGAGCTTCTGGCCTGGTGGCTTCGAAAGATGTTCTTGAGGCTGCTCTTGATGCCTCGTTACAACTGTGGAGAAGCTCCTTGCTCAATGACTTCACAAGAATCCTATTGAATGTGGAGTCCTGAGTCGACACGGCCAGTTGGATTATTTTCTCTGAGCCAAACTCCTTCAACAGATGTTTGTAGACGGTGCTGTATACTTTGTGACTCTTCAGGTTCTTGGGATAAGCTTGGGTCTCAGAGCAGCCTGACCATGCACAGAAGGCAGCTATAACTTTTGGAATCAGGTCTTGTGACGTGCGTGTGACGTCAGTTGGGTACAGATCAGTTTGGGTTTGGATTTTTGACAGAAGTCTCACCACTAACATGCTGATGAGGCCGGTGAAGTCATCATCACCGACTAAGTTGTCAGTGGATGGGGTTGAAAGCGAGGCAACATCCGGGCTGGTTGAATTCTGATCACAAACAATGCTCTGAGGTACACCGAAACAACTGATGGTATCCCTTTCCTCAGCATCTATGTTGGCCTCAAAGCCTCGTGCAGCATTGGAGGTCCCACTTGTTGTCATGCTGATGGCGGAGAAAGATGGCAGAGGGTAGGACTTACCACTCAGTAGACTGCCTATATCAGTTACAGTTCCGGTTGGAGATGACCCTCTGCTTTGTGCATCAGAAACCACAGAGTCCATGACCTGGCTTACCATTACTTTGGTAAACAGGCTGACTGTGTCACTAAATGCTGATGTAGAAAAAGAACATGAAATCCTATCTTCAGATACGCTAGCCGGCACACTAACTCCCTGAGCCAAACTCATTGAAGCTGTAGAGGGCACAAGGCTAGGAAGCAAGAGGCGCTTCACAGACTCCTCTGCAAAAAGCTGAACCAGCTTGTAAGCTGTGGGCTTCCCCACCGTCTTGTCATTCCTCTTCAGCTCAGTAAGGACTGTATCGGATGCACTCTTTCCAGCCGCCACTGTCAGAACCAGAGGGGTCAAGTTGCTCTCAGAAATGATGCGGTTGACTTGGTGAGTAAGATCACGTGAGAGAGCACCAATCCTACCCTGAGATATGAGCTCCTCCAGTCTTGCTATTGCAGCTGTTAGATCAGGGTGGAATGCaacctccccttcttcctctggaTGTACCTCCTTTATGATGGTATCCACTATTGCAGACATGCTTTCCCTGGCATCACACACCAATGTTTTTGGCTTAGTAGATTTGCCCATGTCGATGACTGAGCATCTCACAATGGGCTGAGTAATACACTCTGGTAAATCAGAAGAGATGGGAGTGCCAGGGAGTGAAAATTCCCACTCTGACTTCTTTGATCTGGCAGATGAGGATGACAACAAGGAGGAAGAACGCTGTGACGCTTGATAGATCAGTTCCTCACCACATTCACTGCTTACCCTTTCAACATCCTTCAGCATCATTCCAACCACATTCTCTATTTGTGAAAGCGCAGTCACCGTTTGGTCAGATTTTGACAGCTCTTTCTGAATTGAAACCAGAATATGGCTGAGGGTCTTTTTGGCatgagccgttgttgctttgACTTGATTTTGCCATGTAAAATAATTCCTCATCTTTGTCTTCACATTGTGGTAAATAGTCTTTGCAGTTGTCCAGATCTTCTTCTCAGATACTTCCAAACCAGACTGTGAGCCTTTGGGTGTGGCCTCAGTGTACTCTGAGGTTTTCTCATCACTCTGTTGAAGCATAGAGTCTGCCTGCCATAGAGTAGTAGAAGACTCTGTGGGTGGGAAAAGGCTCTTCATGTCATTTGTAATTGATCCAACGATTTCAAAAGCAGTTATATCTGTATGCCTTAAGGAAATTGTTGATTTTGCTGGCAACATCTGAGAATCTGTCTGGCTGGAACTGACTTTGCTGGGAAAGCTACTGACTGATTTGATCAGTATTTTTCGCACTTCGTTGGTAGCGTTCATCTGGAACTCCTCACTGGAGAGTTTCTCAATGACTGAGGCTGGAGTATCTCTCAATCCTTCCAACCATGAAGAACCAGACACAGGCATGTCTTCTAGATAAGACATGACACTGTCCAAAAAGCCACAGACTTCAAGGGAGTTGGAAGAGGAACCCTCTGCAACAGATGATGTGCATTCCAAATCTGCCACCTCTGACCTATACATGGTCACAATCTGGGACAAGACCTCTTTGGTGCAGGGCACCATGTTGGaatcacagagagacagtaatGGTTGAGAGTTCTCACTTTGGCATTTACGGAGAGAACCAAGTCCTGTTGAGTTGACCACTTGCAGTATTGCCTCACTCTTACTGGTTTCAGGTTGCTCTGGTGTTTTCTCTCCTACAGAGTCAGTTGAATCACATCCATCAGATAAAGAAGATGAACTACGTTCTGATATAGGGGATTCACTCCTACATGGGGAAGGCAAGCTCAGGATTGAAACAAGCAGATCACTGGAGTCAGTATGCTCCAGAAGCACAGCACTGGAGTCAGCTTTTTCCATAAGTTCTTCCCCTTGGACTGGAGCTCCACCCATTCTGAGGAACAATGTCTCCAGCTTTGCCTGAAGTCTCTCGCAGAGTCTACGAGCTGCACGGAAGGGTTTCCGCTTTGTCGTACAGTGTCCCACTTGGGTATCTCTCTGGGTGCTTGTTGGCCGATCTAATTCAGCATACTGCACAATGTCCTTGACATCTTCAACAAAGTTATCAATTATTTTTGATGTCTCAGATTCTACTTTGATCTGTATGAGCTCAATGGCCGCAGAATCAAGGATCCTGTCAGATGGGCTAGATGCATTCATCAAGCTTGGAGTGGTACTAAACGAATGAGAAGGTTGAACCATACCAGAGATATCGCTCATTAACCTTCTCACAAGAATTTCACTCACAGCCTTTGAGGCTTTGGTCTTGAACTTCACACTAAACAGAGTGCCAAGATTTTGCATCATTGCTTTGCAAGATGTACATATTATGTTCAGCTCCTCTGGAACAGGAGAGTCTTCAACATCCAGGTGCTCCACTACAAGGTCACTGCCAGATGCCAACATTTTAACTTTCACAGCCACTTCTCGAAAAACCTTAGCCAATTCCGGATCTTCTTTTTCCAATTCACCCACCATCTCTGCGATAACAGTCATCACTTCTTCTGTTGCAGGTGGAATGCATGACTCTAATACAGAGGTAGAGCTCTGGTCCTCTGGGGTGGTGTGatcatcaaaacatttctggaCCATGTTGACCATTTGTTCAGCGGCCTGGGTACCAGAAGAAATAGGGGAGGACCGCCCTGAAATGGCTCTGCTGATGGTCGCAGAGAGGGCAGAGTTAAGCTGTTCGACCACCACCTTGATAAGACCAACAGTCAGCTCAGGTGGGCAAGAGGACAGGATATTATGATCAGACAGTTGCTCCTGGACACTTTTGATGATTCTGTCCTCTGTCATTCCCAGGTGGACTTTCACTGAGGTCTGGGAACTTTAAAACGAACAAGCAAAGCATGATAATTCCTGTCTTAACTTGGCAAATCGGTCAAGCGTTGTAATTTTAGTATTCTAAATATCTACATGTCCTTTTGATCGCTTTACATGCTCATTAATTTGAATATGCTCAAAGGCTGATACATTACATTTTGTACTACATCAGATAGCCAATGCAATTTACTCTAACACTGGATAGATGATCTTGGTGAAATCCATACATGAAAACCTTGAGAGGAACATACCTCTTAGAAGAGGGTGTTAGGGACCTGAGATGTTGAGCCCCTGTGCCGCCCTTATACATTTTCTTCGCCAGATATCTAACTTCCTGGATGAGCTCCAGTCTTTCCTTGTCAAAGGCAGCAAAGGATCTTGCACTACCACCCCTCTTGGGTGAGTCAGTGTCGTCGTCAGCAAAGTCCTTTACCCCAAGTACGCGGGCCAGGGCTGGCAGCAGGATCTGCAGGGTGGTCTGTGCGATGAAGGTTACAATTGTCTTGCACAATTTGGCAAGCAGTTCCTTCGTCATCTGTTTTGAACAAACAGAACAAAAACAGTATTTTCAATGGAACTGTGATGTAAAGTATTCTAGATCGAACAGAATGCATTTGATCAACATTGTTATTCTTGTTTGTGACTGAATTCAAAGTTTGATGAAGTCTGacagagaaatgaacatgaatAACAGAATATGACTTGATGGCTAATCTCTGAATTTAACAGATCATTGACACATCAAAGGTCAAAGGCAGGTAGGGAAACTTACAGGGTTTTTTAGTCCTTTGTAGATCACTTGCCACTGCCTAGAACATTTAAAATAAGTGTTTTAGTTAGTGTTTAGTTCCCACTGCACAATATTTCATAAATGTTGAACATTACAGAAACACTTTTAACATACTCATCAGTAAGATTGCGCAGGAATGAGATGAGGATTGGGTAGGAGTATTCCATCTCATCCTTGTTGCCTGGGCCGAATGCAGCCTTAACAGCTTTCTTCTCCAGGAGCTCAATTACAGATCCTCTATCCAGGTGTTTATTCCTGGAGACTAAAGATGTGATTGCCGTAGAGGAAGTAGAAACAAAATTAAAGAGAAATCAGACGTTTTATCTCTTAATACTCTGATTTCATTGTTTTAGAATAGGCCTATTTGAATAAAGCTATCTATGTGACCTTTCTTACTgattacagtagactacagtttcATTGAAAATGGATAGCACAACCTGCACATCACAGACAGAATAGAGAAACAATGTAGTACTACAGAGGTAAATCTCTGACCTGCATCGTTGTCAGTGCCCAGCTTCCTTGACTTCTTGCCACTCCTCTTCCTTTTTGCctaggatagaacagaacagattccAGATCTCAAATGATGGCAGACATGTAACACCAGGGCCCGTATACATAAAGTACATCAGATAAGGTGTGGGCTCAACCTTGCCCAAATAATTGTATTCATTATGATCTCaaatgcaaaactgatcctagataagcactcctactctgagacaattTATGAATAGGCTATGGGCCAGGTCAAAGCAGCTCTTAAAACACGTTTTGAAAACAGCTACTACGTATGTTGTTATCaaagatatatagatatctatggTATGGCTGCTATCAGGTACAGAGTGTAACCCAGTAGGCCTATTATGTGCTCTTTCACTCCTGCTATCTTACCTTCCTTCTCTTCTTGGCCTCCTCTTTGGGCGTGGCCACCGGTTCTTCCTCAACAacttcctttccttccctctgaggatcaccatcctccctctgtgCTACCTGAAGGACAGACATTCCAATAAGTAATAATATGTCAATGTCAGAGTAGATCTGTGCAGAGGACATCATAAATAGAGCTACAGCCATATCAGAGCTAAGCTGGTGACTTTATAAAGAATGGTACATTTGCTTTACAATATGTTATAGCTTTTTACAAGAAATATCCGCTTAGATTGCTTTACCCTATTTTACTTTCCCCCAATATTGTATGAAGTCATTTAGCTTACCTTTTCTTCATCCATTCAAGCTATTTTATATCTCAAAAAGCATGTCCTTGTCTGTGTTGGTTACATTCAACTTGAGTTCAGGTCGAGAGTGAGGACAATATTGCAGGCAGGGACTGGTAATTTAGGGCTATATGCTACGTCATGGACCGTAGACCTTTATGACCTCACAATAGTATTTTTAGGGAAGAGCGCGGGAAAGGTTACTTGCCCACTCAGTAGGACTAGCTAATATTGACAGAAAATTCCCCGTCAACGTTTTCGATTGCCTACCATCGAACATGGTCCTGCCTTTGCAATATTGTCTCTCTTGTGGGTTTACTTAAGTATGACATGTAGACTTACTGTGTCGGCATCAAGGTGATCGATCTGTTGCCTAGTTGTTTTTGctaacagggttatattggtgattccctCTTGCCACTTTATTAGcttaagccaatgggtttttggtttgagtttgtcttgccttcacctactcaacatggcatcttattggctggtttgcgtagcttgcttacgaggggggatgttccagttagaatcgtcccagtgaacaagcaccaaccagcggtaagttgttggttgcaaagcactgtacatcaaaagtgatttttatactctcaagtgatgatttaaatgtacaatttatatcaaatgtttgtaaatgttattcgaacatcacaACATAAGATGCAGTggtttttggagaatatttgttgtgcattttgttgtagagaattcccgccagtactagctagcaacttaccgtgtctggtggggggggttttcagatattttgtacagtgcgtgagtgcagagttggatggtgagacgtgcattgcatgacgtgcaattttgtgtcgttcttatcaggtacattgttaacgatattatattgtaattgtattattttagtaacttcccagtgaacaagcaccaaaccagcgtgcgtgagtgcagagttggatggtgagacgtgtattgcatgacgtgcaattttgtgtcgttcttatcagaataaagctacatgactggtgctacatgttggagttccgtgtcgatgactgattgtacacaacgcaagacGAGTACTGTTACAATGGTGCCATGACCGTTCATCCTTCGCTGGATTTCCATCTCAGAACTTCGCCGTGGTTGCGAAGAATCAGATAAGACGTTGCTGGTGCAGTTTATGGCGATATCGCATTTCGCCACAAGAGGGCGCCACTAGAACGTTTTATTTATCGAAATTGATGATTTCTCTGGCTGAGGTTGTTCGCAGATAAATGATAACTTTTGTGTTACTTCTTTATTGCAATTCTAATGTATATCTGATATAAGTAGGGTGAGTTTTACCAGTGTACTAGATATAGGTTAGATTTTGACgtgaggtttaaaaaaatatataaatgttttgct
It includes:
- the LOC116373071 gene encoding uncharacterized protein LOC116373071, encoding MAVALFMMSSAQIYSDIDILLLIGMSVLQVAQREDGDPQREGKEVVEEEPVATPKEEAKKRRKAKRKRSGKKSRKLGTDNDAVSRNKHLDRGSVIELLEKKAVKAAFGPGNKDEMEYSYPILISFLRNLTDEQWQVIYKGLKNPMTKELLAKLCKTIVTFIAQTTLQILLPALARVLGVKDFADDDTDSPKRGGSARSFAAFDKERLELIQEVRYLAKKMYKGGTGAQHLRSLTPSSKSSQTSVKVHLGMTEDRIIKSVQEQLSDHNILSSCPPELTVGLIKVVVEQLNSALSATISRAISGRSSPISSGTQAAEQMVNMVQKCFDDHTTPEDQSSTSVLESCIPPATEEVMTVIAEMVGELEKEDPELAKVFREVAVKVKMLASGSDLVVEHLDVEDSPVPEELNIICTSCKAMMQNLGTLFSVKFKTKASKAVSEILVRRLMSDISGMVQPSHSFSTTPSLMNASSPSDRILDSAAIELIQIKVESETSKIIDNFVEDVKDIVQYAELDRPTSTQRDTQVGHCTTKRKPFRAARRLCERLQAKLETLFLRMGGAPVQGEELMEKADSSAVLLEHTDSSDLLVSILSLPSPCRSESPISERSSSSLSDGCDSTDSVGEKTPEQPETSKSEAILQVVNSTGLGSLRKCQSENSQPLLSLCDSNMVPCTKEVLSQIVTMYRSEVADLECTSSVAEGSSSNSLEVCGFLDSVMSYLEDMPVSGSSWLEGLRDTPASVIEKLSSEEFQMNATNEVRKILIKSVSSFPSKVSSSQTDSQMLPAKSTISLRHTDITAFEIVGSITNDMKSLFPPTESSTTLWQADSMLQQSDEKTSEYTEATPKGSQSGLEVSEKKIWTTAKTIYHNVKTKMRNYFTWQNQVKATTAHAKKTLSHILVSIQKELSKSDQTVTALSQIENVVGMMLKDVERVSSECGEELIYQASQRSSSLLSSSSARSKKSEWEFSLPGTPISSDLPECITQPIVRCSVIDMGKSTKPKTLVCDARESMSAIVDTIIKEVHPEEEGEVAFHPDLTAAIARLEELISQGRIGALSRDLTHQVNRIISESNLTPLVLTVAAGKSASDTVLTELKRNDKTVGKPTAYKLVQLFAEESVKRLLLPSLVPSTASMSLAQGVSVPASVSEDRISCSFSTSAFSDTVSLFTKVMVSQVMDSVVSDAQSRGSSPTGTVTDIGSLLSGKSYPLPSFSAISMTTSGTSNAARGFEANIDAEERDTISCFGVPQSIVCDQNSTSPDVASLSTPSTDNLVGDDDFTGLISMLVVRLLSKIQTQTDLYPTDVTRTSQDLIPKVIAAFCAWSGCSETQAYPKNLKSHKVYSTVYKHLLKEFGSEKIIQLAVSTQDSTFNRILVKSLSKELLHSCNEASRAASRTSFEATRPEALLMAEDVKATRGKLSFLQRLARLKFDLKPFMMGNKKDSKKNSRHSESKDQTTAEDIILAHPGLPEGLPSTSQQEKPRKRPLLIRMFSTISIGLSKPFKRFSKQA